From the Paenibacillus sp. MMS20-IR301 genome, the window GCCAGCGCCTCTTCCGTAATCCGTCTGATATCAATCGGTGACAACGTCTCCTCATTCACCATATCCGGCAGAATCTCCGCCAGGAAGTAATCCACACATTTCAGCTCAATATTCTTGATCTTAATCAGGGCATTGCGGTACATCACGACGAATTCCTTCTCCGTATTGCCCCTCTGCAGCTCGGCAAATGCCTCGTACACCTGATCCATCTTGTCCGCAACCTCTAAGATCAGCCCTTCCAGCGAATCGTCCTTGCCTTCGCGCAGCTGGTGGTAGAAGATGCTTTTGAACTCGTCCGGGATATGCTCTTTAATGAAATTGTTGATCATACCTTCTTCAACCTGCTGAATCAGTGACCTGAGCTGGAGCGAGGAATGCTTCACCGGAGTTTTAATATCCCCGATAAAAATTTCGCCGTAATCGTGGCTGCTCGTAATCTCATACAGCTTCTTCCAGTCGACTACCGCACCATGCTTCTCTTCAATATCAGCCAGTGTCTTGGCGTATTGTACGACTTTCCAGGAATGGGCTGCGACGCTGTGTTCCTCAAATTTGAATTTGCCCGGGCAGCGGATGATGCGTTCCAGTTCGTTCAGCGAGCGAAAATACTTATGAATGCCCATGAGGTCCATCCTCCCTAGTGTGTAAGTGTGCTCCGCTAGAGTTCAGTATAGCCGCTCAGTGTTAAGCCGGATGATTAAATATGACTTTTTTATGTAAAAAAAATACGAAAAGGCGCTCCCCCCGATGATTACCGGAGAAGCGCCTTTTATTAATCTGCCTGCCGCCGTCTTGCCGTATGCTGTGTTACATACCCGCCAGCTCTGCAATCTGGTCTGCGCCAAGCGCCTTGTTGTACATGCGGAACTCATCCATCAGGCCGTTAAAGTTCTGATCCCAGAAGTTGCCCCCGAGGAAATGCTCATTGAAGCCTTGGGTGGTCCGGACTGCGGAAGCATAGCGGGCAACCTCTATACCGTTCAGATACAGGATGGTATCGCCGGACGGATCAACGGTCAGCGCTACATGTGCCCATCCGTGCACCGGCAGCGTGCTGCCTGATACGATAAGCGGGGTAGACAGGAACAGGCTGTTATTGTCTGTAAGCCCGAGATTCATATAATAGTTGAGCGGACTGCCCGCCTCAACAAAGGTATCACTGAAGTAAATACTGGAGAAGCTCTGCGGCCAGCTCTCACTGCTGCCGTTCCAGTATACCCATGCTGTCACTGTGTACGGCTGATCGCCAGCGATCAGATTATTCGGCAGCGCTACTGGAATGTTGCCGAAGGCTCCGCTGGCATCCGCCTTCAGGAACTGTGCAGCCTGGTCGCCGGCCTTGCGTCCGTTCGTGTATTGCACCCGGCTATTCTTAACCGTGCCGCTGTTCCCGTTGCCGCTGCTGTCCTGCACATTGCCATTGAAGTCCAGCAGGACTACCAGATCCGCAGCCGGATCGAACGCCGGATCTGCAGCAGTTACTGTGATGGTGGCTGTTGCAGACAGGGAAGGATTGGCTGCAGCGGTTGCTGTAATCACTGCGGTTCCCTCAGCTACTGCGCTCACCAGGCCATCTGCTACAGTGGCAACTGCAGAGTTGCTTGTACTCCAGGTGACCGCCGTATTCGCCTCCAGCTGGAAGGTGCTTCCGGCTGTGAGGGACTTGGCTGCCGTATTCAGCAGGACAACCTGCCCTGCAGCATAATCCGCTTTGACCTCGCCTGCGGACAGCGGCTTGCTGTAGATTTTGAGCTCATCCATCATTCCCTTGTAAGCAGCATCCCAGTAGTTAACTCCAAGCGCGAAGATGCCTTGATGATCGGTGAAGACATTAGGGAAAGACGTGCCTGCATACTCCTGAATTCCATTGACGTATACCTTCACCGCCCCGTTCTCCACGGTAAAAGCAACATGTGCCCACTGGCCGGTTGCCAGCGTTAAAGAGGTAGCCGCATCATACCAGGCGGTTCCTGACCACAGCATGGTCTTGTTTGTGCCGCCCAGCGGCAGGAAGCTGATCCAGCTGTCCGAATTCTTCATGCCGAAGAAGGTCGTTGTATACTTGTTCAGCCTGGCCGGATTAAGCCACATCGACACGGAGTATTCCCCGCTGTCGATCAGGCCGTCCGGCAGACGGACCCCTGAAGCCCCGTCAAACACTGCAGCCTGTGACAGCACACCGCTGTCATAGGTAATGGTTCCGCTGGTGCTGCTGTCCAGCTTCGCGCCGGTTACCGTTCCGCCTGCCACCCTGCCGAGTGAATCCTTCAAGCTGCCGTCGAAGGTATAATGGGCGACCATGCCGTCTGTTACAGTCACCGTATAACTGGCCGTAGCACCGCCGCCGTCTGCAGCCACAGCTGTAATCACTGCTTCACCTGGAGCGACTGCCGTTACAACCCCGCTCTGTTCATCAACGGCTGCCGCCGCTGCATGGCTTGAGCTCCACTTAAGCTCCTTGTTTCCGGCATTGCCGGGCAGAATTTCCACCTCTGGTGTATAGCTTCTTCCTGCCGCCAATCTCTTGGCGCTGATCCCCAGCTCAATACTGCTTACTTTCACCTTCAGATCCGGCTGGCCGTTCACCAGCCAGCCGATCATTTCTGCCGGCAGGGCCTTCTCATAGATGCGCAGCTCATCCAGCTTGCCCTTATACGGAGTATCCCAGTAATTGACGCCAAGCGCGAATCTTCCCTTGGCTCCGCTGAATACATCCTTAAACCCGGTGCCGGTAAACTTCTGCACGCCATTCACATAGACCGTCACGGTACCTTTATTATACGTGAAGGCTACATGGCTCCATTTGTTCAGCGGCAGCTTCATGCCTGTACTTGCCGAACTGCTGCTGAACCACAGCAGGGTTTCAGCCAGTGCTCCGGTTCCTCCCGGAACCAGGCTGATCCAGTCCTCCGTGGAGCTTGCCCCGAAGAACGCTGTTGTATATACGGACAGCTGCTGCGGGTTCAGCCACATCGCCACCGTATATTCGTTGCCCTGAATCAATCCGTCAGCCAGCTGAATCCCGGATTGGCCGTCGAAGACAGCCGCCTGACTGCTTTTCCCTTCACCATAGCCGATATTTCCTCCATCCGTATCCAGCAGCCTGCCAGTCACAGAACCCGGGGCTGTCCGGTTCTGCACTTCTTCCAGACTGCCTTCGAAATCATATGCAGCGACCAGACCGTCTGCAAGGGCATCCTCCGACTGCTGGACTACAGTGATATTGAATACTTTGTGGGCTGTGGCTTCGCCCAGGGTCAAGGTTGCTGTCAACTGTATTGTGGCATCGCCCTGGCCTGCTTCAGGACGCTTAACGGTACCGTCTGCAGCGACAACCGACTCATCTGAGCTTGCCCAGGTAATCCCGGCTCCCTGCTCAGTGCCGGAAGGAAGCACCAGATTGCTGTATACCTTGCCGGTCTCACCCAGCTCAAGCAGCTTGGCTGCATTATCCACCAGCTGCTGCCGGCTCAGATCCGCGATCTGGCTGCCCCACACGGCAACCCCGTTCCCGGACATTGCGCTGAAGGTCATCACGGTCTTGGCGCGGGTAGGGTCCCACTGGCGGAGGAATACGCCCTTATAGGTTACAGTTTCTGCCCCGCCGCCGGCTGCAGCTTCATTAATATGAAGCTCGGCATAATAATCCCCTTTCAGCTCCCAGGTTCCTGTAGCTGCACCGGCAATCGTCCCGTCTTCCAGCAAGTCCACGCGCACCGTCTGCTTAATCTCCGGTGTGATGTCCTTGCCGTGATTAATGAACTGGTAGGCACCGGCAATACTGCCGGCTGTGACCTTGCCGATGCTCTCGCCCGCATAGCGGTGCGGGGCAACAACCGGCCAGCCGTCTTCATTCATGAACATCTGCTGCACCCGGACTTCATGCGCTTCCCCGCGCTGCGGGAAACGGCTGTGGAAGATGTTGAACAGCTTGCCGCTCTCCTGCTCATAGTACACGGAGTTATGGCCTGCCGACACATATCCGTATACCGGGAAATCCGCTTCGGCATTCAGGTTAGTGTACTGGAAGTTGCCGAACAGCTTCACGCCGTAGGGTGCAATGGCTGCATCATCGAAGAAGGAGCCTGCCGGTCCATGCGCGGCTGTCATGTCCTGTCCGGTATAATCCACGTAGGGACCGTCAGGATTAAGTGAGCGGGAGACACGCATATTGTATCCGCCGCTGGCATCCAGTCCGCCGAACGTAACATACAGGTAATAGTATCCGGTCTGTGGATCATAGCTGATATTCGGCGCTTCGATCCGGCTGTGATTCTGGCCCAGCAGATGGACGCCATCCCCCTGGCCCGGAATAGGGAAGCCTGTTGCCGCGTCCAGCTCCAGGATGAAGATCCCGCCCGAATAGGAGCCGTATACCAGCCACAGCTTGCCGTCCTTATCGAAGAAGGCATCCGGGTCTACCGCATTCGGCCGTACCGTGGCATCATAATTGGCTCCCCCGGATTTCAGGAAAATACCTTTGTCTGTGTAAGGTCCTTCGATGCTGTCCGACACGGCAATACCCATAGCCGAGAGCGGCTGGCTGCCTTGGCAGGCATTGTAATACATATAGAATTTGCCGTCAGCCAGCTGAATGACATCCGCCGCCCACAGCGTGTCGCTCTGCGCCCATTCCAGCGCCTCGGCCAGCTCCAGCTTGACATTGCTGGTCTCACTCTTAAACAGCTTGTTGTCCGGGGTGACACCTGAATCAATCAGCGTCCAGTTCATGAGATCCGCCGATTTGGCCGCACCCAGATGCGAGCCGAACACATAATAGGTTCCATTATCCTTAATGATGGACGGATCATGGACAGAGACGTTCGTGAACACCGGCGGCTTCTCCGTTATAACCGGAGTAGCGATGGCTGTAGGAAGCGGCGTTGCGCTTGCTTCCGGTACAGGCGTTGGGGTCGGCTCTGCAGTAGCTGCTGCCGGTCCGCCGTACGACACCGCAGCAGTTGCCGACGGCTTAGCTGATGGGGCTGCCGTCTCCTGTGCAATCCGCGATGCATACTGCGGATCAAAGGTGACTTTGCCTCCCCCTTTAACTTGTATGCTGTCACTGGTCTGCAGCACCAGCTCTTTCACTTCACTTCCCGTATCCACCTGCAGCAGTGCTGCGTGATAGAGGATCAGCTTGGCAATGCTGCCTTTCAGCAGCGCAATCTGCGGTGCCGAGGCTGCACGCATTTCCACCTGGCTGAAGCTGCCGCTCAGCCGGATTACGGCATCCTTCGGCAGGGAATCATTAATGCTAATCCTGCCGAAGCCTTCACCGGTCAGGGAAGCCCCCTCCTCCAGCTTCCCGCCGGACAGAAGCTGCGCATCCCCGATGCTGCTGCTGCCTTCAGCCAGAATACGCACCTTGCCGTTTGCTTTGTGCAGGACAAGCTTCGCTGTGCCGGAATTGTTCAGTACAACGCTGTTCTCCCCGCCGCCGCTTACCCGGATTTCTCCGCTGACAGTGACATTATTCAGGGTAACCTGCCCTTCACCAATGCCTTCGGTTAAATAGAGATTGCCCGCGATTCTGGTATCCGCCAGAACCACGTCGCCGGTACTGATAATGACATTGCGGGCGCTGTTCGCTGTGTAATCTCCCTTGCTGTTCAGGATCTCCCCCGATAGGCTGTTCATCAGCCGCAGTGACTCTGCCCGGGTAATCAGACCGGATGCTCTGAAGGTATTATCCTGGTAACCGCTTACATAACCTTGATCAGTCATCGCTTGAACTGCTGCCCGGCTCCAGTCAGGCAGGGCTGCGATATCCTTGAGCGTGCTGCCCGCGCTAAGTGTAGATGGACTCAGGCTGAATGCTCTGTAAAGCATCACAGCAGCCTCCTGGCGGGTTACCGGATCACCGGTCCGGATCGTCCCGTCATTATAGCCGGTAACATAACCTGCGGCTAAACCTTTCTGTACCTCCTGGTACAGTGCGCTAGTCTCCGGGAGGTCCTTGAAGCTCTGTCCGCTCTCCGCCCGGAAATTAAATACACGGTTAATAAGTGTGATCAATTCACCCCGGGTAATCTGCTGATCCGGCTTATAACTTCCATTTCCGTATCCGGTAATCAGCCCTTTCTGAGCCCATGTCCGGAAATCCTGCTCCGCCCAATGCCCGGCAAAGTCGGCTTTCACCGCTGATGTATCCAGTGCAGATTTCACAGTCCCGCTGTTTGTACCTTCCGTGCTTGAAGCAGCACCGCCGGCTGCATGAATAGCCCCAACAGGCATCATCAATGTCACGGCAAGCAGCATTGCGGTCAGCTTACGAATTTTTTTGCTCATGTTCTTCCTCCCGGTCTTATAGGATTAATAATTGCGATACAGCGCTTACAAAAGACTCATGAAACAACAGCCTGCCTTCTTCTCCAGCGGAATAATTCATTTATTTCAATAAAACCAAAAACAAATCTTCGTATGACGTTTTCATTCTAACGGTAACTATTGGTATCGTCAATAATTATTTTTGTTATACATATATTGATTTAATAAATACTAAATTAAATACATATACCCTATTTTTCAGCCGCTCCACTACAGCAGTATTCTTCCGCCTGCTCCCGCCCCCGCCTTATTACGGAAAGCTTCCCCGACTAAGGTCGGGAACCAAAAACAGTCTGCAGGCTGTTTTGCCGCGCAGGATATACAAGTACAATTCAACTATAGACAACGAAGCACAACACGCCGCGCTGCGGCAGTCACTATAAACCATAAACGAGAGGAAGATTTCATTATGAAAAAATTATACCGGTCCGTTACTGACAGTAAACTCACAGGCTTGTGCGGAGGTGTGGCCCGCTGGCTGAACCTGGACAGCACCATTGTAAGATTGCTTGTAGCCGCTGCTGCTGTATTCAGCTTTGGAACAGTCCTCGTCCTGTATGTTATAGCCAGTCTCATTGTCCCTAAAGAATCTTACGGCGGCTTCACCGACGGATTCGACTACTAATCTTTATTTGCCGGTCGTACCAGCCTGGTTATACCAACCCCAACTAAAAAGGAGATCATAATCATGAGCATATTCCAGAGAATCACAACGTTAACCAAAGCAGCAATCCACGAGGGACTGAACAAGCTGGAGGATCCGGTTCTGCTGACCGGGCAATATTTGCGGGACTTGGAGGATAAAATCACCTCTGCCGAGAGCAAGCAGCGTGAATTCAAAGCAGCGGCAAGCGTCCTGGAGCGGCGTATTTATGAATATCAGGTGCTGGCGGAGCGCAGTGAAGCGGAAGCGGTACAGTCAATGAGTGAAGGCAATGAAGCGGCTGCCCGTACTGCCGTAATGGCCAAACTGCGCTATACCGAAAGCGGACAGGAATGCATCACAGGCCTTCAGGAGACGAATGCTGCACTGGCTACACTTGAAGTACAGCTGGCCCAGGTCAAGGAAGAGCATAAGCGGCTAAAAGCTAAACGGGCTGAGCTGGCTGAACGCGCCCGCAAGGCTGCTGAGATCAAGCAGTCGGCGCAAGCCGGTGCAGCAGGCAGTCCTGCCGGATACCGCGCTCAGGTATTGAACGCCGGTGATGCCTCCCGCGGATTCGAGCGGATGGAAGATAAGATCGCCATGCAGGAAGCACTCGCTGAGCAAGCCGGGCTGGCCGCTGCTGCTGCTGCCTCCACTGAATCCCCGCTTAACTCCGCTGTAGAGGCTGAGCTGGAGCGCCTGCGCAGTAAGAAATAATCTTGCGGTACGCAGCCCGCAGGACAGAAAAGGATGCCTCCCCGATAATGGGGAACGGCATCCTTTTTTGCTGTAAATAAATTTTTCCAAATATGAATCCTTAGGTGAAGCTGCGCGTACAATACTTATCCTTCTTTCAGCTGAAGTGAAGAGAATACAACTTAATATCACTTCTGGGGGGATTTGTTCATGTCAATTCTGGCAGTGCTTCTGTTCTTTGTATTTGTTGTTTTCGGGATCATGGGAATTGTATCGCTGATCCGCAGGCAATCAACTGTCAAACGTAACTTTCTGGTCTCGCTCGTTTCATTCGCCGTCATGATCGTAATCTTCGCAACCCTCGGCAGCCAAGACACTGAGGAATCCGCGACAAAGGGATTAAGCTCTGCTAATAATTCATCTAACAACGAAATTAATTCAGTAAATAACATTCCTGCTGCTGCGAATGCGACAGCTGATCAGGATGCTCAAGCGGCTGCAGATGCTGAGAAGGCTGCGGAGGAAGCGGCAAAGCAGAAAGCGGATGCCGAGGCCAAAGCACAGGCTGAGGCGGATGCTGAGCTTCAGGCGAAGCAAAAGGCTGCGCTGGCGCAAATGACGGCAATTGTGGATGAAGTCGAGGGAATCACCTGGTATCAGGATAAGAGCGCGCCGGAGTACATTAATGAGAATGGAATCTACGCTTATTTCGGAGTCGGCAATGACGGGGCTGTCAGCGGCCTGCATCTGAAAATTCAGTATGCCGCCAAAACCTGGCTGTTCATCAAAGGATATACCTTCAATATTGATGGTGAGAAATATGAGATAGACCCGGGCCTGCTGGGCGTTCAGCGGGACATGAGCACTGATTTCAACTCGCCGGGCGTCTGGGAATACTATGACTTCACGCTCAGCAGCTCCCAGATGGACATGCTGCAGCTGCTGGCCGGATCAGAGAAGACCATTATGCGGCTTGGAGGCGACCAGAAGGTGGTCGATCAGACGCTAAGCGCGAACCAGAAAGCCGCACTCCAGCGGGTGCTCGATGCCTACATAGCTACCGGGGGAGAAGTGTAGCACAGCAAAAAGGTTGTTCCTGACGCCATCCGGCTGAAGGAACAACCTTTTTTGCAGCTAACACCTATTTAGAAGCCGTGAATAGCGCTTCCGTCACACTTGTCCTGCCGGTTCTGAAGCCTTGGTATAACGGTTCTCCGGAACAGGCAGGCCGAGATTGCCCCGCAGTGTATCACTTTCGTATTCGGTACGGAACAGGCCGCGCTCCTGCAGGATCGGCACAACAAGATCCACGAACTCCTCCAGGCCGTTTGGCACGGCGGCTGCCAGCATGAATCCGTCAGCGGCTCCGGCCTCGAACCAGGCCTGAATCTGATCCGCCACCTGCACCGGTGTTCCGATGAAGCTGCTGCGCGGCGTTGCAGACTGCAGAGCAACCTGGCGCAGGGTCAAGCCCTGCTCCCTGGCATCCTTTTTAATTTTGTCCGTACCGCTCTGGAAGCTGTTTCTGCCCAGATCACCCACATCCGGGAACGGCTCATCCAGCGGATACTGCGAGAAATCATGATGCTCGAAGAATCTGCCCAGATAATTCAGCGCATTCTCAATCGTTACCAGCCCGGCAGATTCCTGGTATTTGCGTTCTGCTTCCTCAGGGGTAGCCCCCAGAATCGGTGCAATGCCGGGGAAGATCAGCACTTCCTCCGGGTTACGGCCGAACGAGGCTACCCGGGTTTTGACATCCTTGTAGAATTCCTGCGCAGCCTCCAGTGAATCATGGCCTGTGAAGATAGCATCTGCTACGCTTGAGGCATAATCCTTACCGACCTCGGAGGACCCTGCCTGGAAAATCACCGGCTGCCCCTGCTTTGAGCGGGCAATATTGAGCGGCCCCTTCACAGAGAAGAATTCACCCTGATGATTGAGCGTATGCATTTTCTCCGGATCAAAGAATACCCCCGTCTCCTTGTTGCGGACAAAGGCATCATCCTCCCAGGAATCCCACAGCCCGCGCGCCACCTCCAGATATTCAGCGGCAATGCGGTACCGCTTGCCATGATCCGGATGCTCCTGCTTGCTGTAATTGAGGGCAGAGCCTTCAAGCGGCGAGGTCACAACATTCCAGCCGGCCCGTCCGCCGCTGATGACATCCAGCGAACCGAATTGCCGCGCTACGGTAAACGGCTCACTGTAAGAGGTGGACAAGGTGCCGACCAGACCGATCTTGCTGCTGACTGCGGCCAAAGCGCTGAGAATCGTAAGCGGCTCGAAGCGGTTGAGGAAATGGGGGATCGACTTCTCATTGATAAATAAACCGTCGGCGATAAAAATCAGATCCAGCTTGCCATCCTCCGCTTTGCGCACCCATTTCTTATATAACTCAAAGTTCACGCTGGCATCAGGCTGCGCATCCGGATGGCGCCACATCGAGGTGCTTCCCCCGACTCCGTGCAGCAATGCGCCGAGCTTCAATTGTCTTGGCTGTGACATGACCATTCCTCCTAAAAGTTTGTGAGCATTCCTTCGTTTGATTCTGCTCCGAACAAACTTGCTTCGTAAGCATAAGCTTAGTTTGTGATAGCATGAAGCTTCCCGGCTTACTCCGCAAAGCTAATTCCTGCCTCTTAACGCTGCAGGGACCCAGCCGCTTCCGCTCCCCGCTTAACCCGTTCAATCTGGGCCAGATGGGTCTGTACGTGGGCTGTAAAGCTGCGGACAATATCCGAAATCCGGACAGTTTCCCCCTTGAAGTTAATGCCGCTTTTCTCCCATTCCCCGCTGCCCAGCCTGCCGAGCAGGAGACTGTTGTAATGCAGCAGGCTGCGGAACACATTCAGGCTTTCTTCAGCAGTGCCCTGGTTGCTGTGCTGTCCGCTAACCCAGGCATCCTGGTTGAATGCGGGCAGCTGCACCTGCGTATCCGCCAGAATGTCCCGGATACGGAAAGAAACGACGATGCTGTGATCAGCCAGGTGTGCCAGCACCTCGGTTATGCTCCAACTGGCCGGCCCTTCTTTCCACTTCAGCTGCTCCCCGGAGAGACCATCCAGCGCCTGCGCCAATTGCTGAGCTGTGTTCAAATAATCCGTTAAGTCCTTACTGCTCATTCCATTCCCTCCCTGTGTAAGCTCAGAATGCTGCTTGTTCCTGCTAAATGTTAAAGCGTGACAACGCGAACGGTTTAATAGGATGCCCTGTATGTCCCTGTACCGCCAAGTCTGCGAGAATCTCGCCTACGACGCTGGAGAATTTGAAGCCGTGTCCCGAAAAGCCTCCGGCCAGCAGCACATTGCTGTAGGCCGGATGGCGGTCGATGATGAAGTCTTCGTCCGGCGTATGCTCATATTTGCAGACGGCCCCTTTGAGCAGCCGCCCCGCTGCACCCGGCATATATGCCTCAAGAACCCGGCGCAGATCGCCTTCATCACTCTCCAGGCTGCCGAACGGGGCCAGCGCCTGACCCGGCTTCCATTCTTCACCGGTATCATGGCGGCCGATCTTCAGCCCCGCCCCGCCGATGCCGGGGAAGCCATAGAAGCCGCCTTCTTCCGCTCCCAGCGTGAAGCCGGGGAAGTTCCCCGCGTTGAAGGCAGGCGGGCTATCGAACCAGCCCACCACCTTGCGGATTGCCTTAATGGGCAGGCTGACAAAGGGGGATAAGGAGCTGAACCAGGCTCCGGCGCTGAGCACAGCGGCTGCGCCATGATAATCGCCGTTCTTCGTATGAACGGTGACACTTCCTTCGCGCGCCGTTACATCCAGCACCGGTGTATCCGTCAGCAGTGTTGCCCCATGAGCCAGGGCCAGCTCCCGGTAAGCTGTGATGCACTGCTCACTGTAAAGGTAACCGGCATCAGGTTCGTACATGGCCTCGAAGGATTCCGGAAGATTCAGGACCGGCCAGCGGCGGGTTATATCCGCTGCTGGCAGCCGCTCCGCCCGGACCCCGCGCTTCTGCGCTT encodes:
- a CDS encoding DinB family protein, coding for MSSKDLTDYLNTAQQLAQALDGLSGEQLKWKEGPASWSITEVLAHLADHSIVVSFRIRDILADTQVQLPAFNQDAWVSGQHSNQGTAEESLNVFRSLLHYNSLLLGRLGSGEWEKSGINFKGETVRISDIVRSFTAHVQTHLAQIERVKRGAEAAGSLQR
- a CDS encoding LLM class flavin-dependent oxidoreductase codes for the protein MSQPRQLKLGALLHGVGGSTSMWRHPDAQPDASVNFELYKKWVRKAEDGKLDLIFIADGLFINEKSIPHFLNRFEPLTILSALAAVSSKIGLVGTLSTSYSEPFTVARQFGSLDVISGGRAGWNVVTSPLEGSALNYSKQEHPDHGKRYRIAAEYLEVARGLWDSWEDDAFVRNKETGVFFDPEKMHTLNHQGEFFSVKGPLNIARSKQGQPVIFQAGSSEVGKDYASSVADAIFTGHDSLEAAQEFYKDVKTRVASFGRNPEEVLIFPGIAPILGATPEEAERKYQESAGLVTIENALNYLGRFFEHHDFSQYPLDEPFPDVGDLGRNSFQSGTDKIKKDAREQGLTLRQVALQSATPRSSFIGTPVQVADQIQAWFEAGAADGFMLAAAVPNGLEEFVDLVVPILQERGLFRTEYESDTLRGNLGLPVPENRYTKASEPAGQV
- a CDS encoding PspA/IM30 family protein; the encoded protein is MSIFQRITTLTKAAIHEGLNKLEDPVLLTGQYLRDLEDKITSAESKQREFKAAASVLERRIYEYQVLAERSEAEAVQSMSEGNEAAARTAVMAKLRYTESGQECITGLQETNAALATLEVQLAQVKEEHKRLKAKRAELAERARKAAEIKQSAQAGAAGSPAGYRAQVLNAGDASRGFERMEDKIAMQEALAEQAGLAAAAAASTESPLNSAVEAELERLRSKK
- the solA gene encoding N-methyl-L-tryptophan oxidase, which codes for MSIADQPVYDVIIVGAGSMGMSAGYHLARRGVRTLLIDAFDPPHTQGSHHGEPRLIRHAYSGDPAYIDLALRAQQLWEEAEAESGKTLLVRSGVLNLADSGVYSFAGRLEEAQKRGVRAERLPAADITRRWPVLNLPESFEAMYEPDAGYLYSEQCITAYRELALAHGATLLTDTPVLDVTAREGSVTVHTKNGDYHGAAAVLSAGAWFSSLSPFVSLPIKAIRKVVGWFDSPPAFNAGNFPGFTLGAEEGGFYGFPGIGGAGLKIGRHDTGEEWKPGQALAPFGSLESDEGDLRRVLEAYMPGAAGRLLKGAVCKYEHTPDEDFIIDRHPAYSNVLLAGGFSGHGFKFSSVVGEILADLAVQGHTGHPIKPFALSRFNI
- a CDS encoding YfbR-like 5'-deoxynucleotidase; the encoded protein is MGIHKYFRSLNELERIIRCPGKFKFEEHSVAAHSWKVVQYAKTLADIEEKHGAVVDWKKLYEITSSHDYGEIFIGDIKTPVKHSSLQLRSLIQQVEEGMINNFIKEHIPDEFKSIFYHQLREGKDDSLEGLILEVADKMDQVYEAFAELQRGNTEKEFVVMYRNALIKIKNIELKCVDYFLAEILPDMVNEETLSPIDIRRITEEALAL
- a CDS encoding PspC domain-containing protein, with amino-acid sequence MKKLYRSVTDSKLTGLCGGVARWLNLDSTIVRLLVAAAAVFSFGTVLVLYVIASLIVPKESYGGFTDGFDY
- a CDS encoding LamG-like jellyroll fold domain-containing protein translates to MSKKIRKLTAMLLAVTLMMPVGAIHAAGGAASSTEGTNSGTVKSALDTSAVKADFAGHWAEQDFRTWAQKGLITGYGNGSYKPDQQITRGELITLINRVFNFRAESGQSFKDLPETSALYQEVQKGLAAGYVTGYNDGTIRTGDPVTRQEAAVMLYRAFSLSPSTLSAGSTLKDIAALPDWSRAAVQAMTDQGYVSGYQDNTFRASGLITRAESLRLMNSLSGEILNSKGDYTANSARNVIISTGDVVLADTRIAGNLYLTEGIGEGQVTLNNVTVSGEIRVSGGGENSVVLNNSGTAKLVLHKANGKVRILAEGSSSIGDAQLLSGGKLEEGASLTGEGFGRISINDSLPKDAVIRLSGSFSQVEMRAASAPQIALLKGSIAKLILYHAALLQVDTGSEVKELVLQTSDSIQVKGGGKVTFDPQYASRIAQETAAPSAKPSATAAVSYGGPAAATAEPTPTPVPEASATPLPTAIATPVITEKPPVFTNVSVHDPSIIKDNGTYYVFGSHLGAAKSADLMNWTLIDSGVTPDNKLFKSETSNVKLELAEALEWAQSDTLWAADVIQLADGKFYMYYNACQGSQPLSAMGIAVSDSIEGPYTDKGIFLKSGGANYDATVRPNAVDPDAFFDKDGKLWLVYGSYSGGIFILELDAATGFPIPGQGDGVHLLGQNHSRIEAPNISYDPQTGYYYLYVTFGGLDASGGYNMRVSRSLNPDGPYVDYTGQDMTAAHGPAGSFFDDAAIAPYGVKLFGNFQYTNLNAEADFPVYGYVSAGHNSVYYEQESGKLFNIFHSRFPQRGEAHEVRVQQMFMNEDGWPVVAPHRYAGESIGKVTAGSIAGAYQFINHGKDITPEIKQTVRVDLLEDGTIAGAATGTWELKGDYYAELHINEAAAGGGAETVTYKGVFLRQWDPTRAKTVMTFSAMSGNGVAVWGSQIADLSRQQLVDNAAKLLELGETGKVYSNLVLPSGTEQGAGITWASSDESVVAADGTVKRPEAGQGDATIQLTATLTLGEATAHKVFNITVVQQSEDALADGLVAAYDFEGSLEEVQNRTAPGSVTGRLLDTDGGNIGYGEGKSSQAAVFDGQSGIQLADGLIQGNEYTVAMWLNPQQLSVYTTAFFGASSTEDWISLVPGGTGALAETLLWFSSSSASTGMKLPLNKWSHVAFTYNKGTVTVYVNGVQKFTGTGFKDVFSGAKGRFALGVNYWDTPYKGKLDELRIYEKALPAEMIGWLVNGQPDLKVKVSSIELGISAKRLAAGRSYTPEVEILPGNAGNKELKWSSSHAAAAAVDEQSGVVTAVAPGEAVITAVAADGGGATASYTVTVTDGMVAHYTFDGSLKDSLGRVAGGTVTGAKLDSSTSGTITYDSGVLSQAAVFDGASGVRLPDGLIDSGEYSVSMWLNPARLNKYTTTFFGMKNSDSWISFLPLGGTNKTMLWSGTAWYDAATSLTLATGQWAHVAFTVENGAVKVYVNGIQEYAGTSFPNVFTDHQGIFALGVNYWDAAYKGMMDELKIYSKPLSAGEVKADYAAGQVVLLNTAAKSLTAGSTFQLEANTAVTWSTSNSAVATVADGLVSAVAEGTAVITATAAANPSLSATATITVTAADPAFDPAADLVVLLDFNGNVQDSSGNGNSGTVKNSRVQYTNGRKAGDQAAQFLKADASGAFGNIPVALPNNLIAGDQPYTVTAWVYWNGSSESWPQSFSSIYFSDTFVEAGSPLNYYMNLGLTDNNSLFLSTPLIVSGSTLPVHGWAHVALTVDPSGDTILYLNGIEVARYASAVRTTQGFNEHFLGGNFWDQNFNGLMDEFRMYNKALGADQIAELAGM